One Nitrosopumilus sp. DNA segment encodes these proteins:
- a CDS encoding DNA-binding protein, which produces MPEERDVIFVGTKPIMTYVSATLTQLSTRPTVTIKARGKRITQAVDVSQMIVKRMDSVGYVISDVRISSDSLTSQDGKQRNVSTMEIDISKN; this is translated from the coding sequence ATTCCTGAAGAGCGAGATGTAATTTTTGTTGGAACTAAACCTATCATGACATATGTTTCAGCAACTTTGACCCAACTTTCAACAAGACCTACTGTAACAATTAAGGCTCGTGGTAAACGTATTACACAAGCAGTTGATGTTTCACAAATGATTGTAAAACGAATGGATTCTGTAGGGTATGTAATAAGTGATGTTAGAATTTCATCTGATTCTTTAACTTCTCAAGATGGAAAACAACGTAATGTTTCTACCATGGAAATTGATATTTCAAAAAACTAA